From Vicia villosa cultivar HV-30 ecotype Madison, WI unplaced genomic scaffold, Vvil1.0 ctg.000321F_1_1_1, whole genome shotgun sequence, the proteins below share one genomic window:
- the LOC131626784 gene encoding uncharacterized protein LOC131626784 — MGNCSSFDSSYVETAKVVVHDGTMKEFSYAVKVSYLLQLYPGCFICDSDDIGFDDVVLPMHEDEVLLLGQLYFALPLNRLRRPLPVREIAALAVKASSAINKCGAGGKVGCRRKRVVMFSGEGKGKSGRRVSPEHGCGDVGVGVGRSRSGRRVNYGGGRREFVAELSCIPE; from the coding sequence ATGGGTAATTGTTCTTCGTTCGATTCGTCGTATGTTGAAACTGCTAAGGTTGTCGTACACGACGGTACCATGAAGGAATTCTCCTACGCCGTTAAGGTTTCTTATCTTTTACAATTATACCCCGGGTGTTTCATATGCGATTCTGATGATATTGGATTCGACGACGTCGTTTTACCTATGCATGAAGATGAGGTTTTGTTACTTGGCCAGCTTTATTTCGCGTTGCCGTTGAACCGGTTGAGACGGCCGTTACCGGTGAGGGAAATTGCTGCGTTGGCCGTGAAGGCTAGCTCTGCGATTAATAAATGTGGGGCCGGAGGGAAAGTTGGGTGTCGACGGAAACGGGTTGTGATGTTCTCAGGTGAAGGGAAGGGGAAGTCTGGCCGGAGAGTGTCGCCGGAACATGGTTGTGGGGATGTTGGTGTTGGTGTTGGTAGGTCTAGGAGTGGAAGAAGGGTGAATTATGGTGGTGGTAGAAGGGAGTTTGTGGCGGAGTTGAGTTGCATACCGGAGTAG